In a genomic window of Vulpes vulpes isolate BD-2025 chromosome 6, VulVul3, whole genome shotgun sequence:
- the DMAC2L gene encoding ATP synthase subunit s, mitochondrial, producing MMLFGKISQQLCGLKKLPWSCDCRNFWGWLNAVFNKVDHERIRDVGPDRAASEWLLRCGAMVRYHGQERWQKDYNNLPTGPLDKYKIQAIDATDSCIMSIGFDHLEGLQHVEKIRLCKCHYIEDNCLERLGKLENLQKSILEMEIISCGNITDKGIMALYHLRNLKYLLLSDLPGVREKENLIQIFKTALPSLELKLDLK from the exons ATGATGCTGTTTGGAAAAATTTCCCAGCAGTTGTGTGGCTTAAAGAAACTCCCATGGTCATGTGACTGCAGAAACTTCTGGGGCTGGTTGAATGCAGTGTTTAATAA AGTGGATCATGAACGCATCCGGGATGTGGGACCTGACCGGGCAGCATCTGAGTGGCTGCTGCGCTGCGGCGCCATGGTGCGCTACCACGGCCAGGAGCGGTGGCAGAAGGACTACAACAACCTCCCCACGGGACCTCTGGACAAATACAAGATTCAGGCAATTGATGCCACAGACTCTTGTATCATGAGCATTGGATTTGATCATTTGG AGGGCCTACAGCATGTTGAAAAAATAAGACTATGCAAGTGTCATTATATTGAGGATAACTGTTTGGAGAGACTTGGTAAActtgaaaatttacaaaaaagcatattggaaatggaaataatttcatgTGGGAATATCACAGACAAAGGCATCATGGCTTTATATCACTTAAG aAACCTCAAGTATTTGTTGTTAAGTGATCTTCCTggagtaagagaaaaagaaaaccttatccAAATCTTTAAGACAGCACTGCCTTCTTTGGAACTAAAATTAGACttgaagtaa